A region of the Phyllopteryx taeniolatus isolate TA_2022b chromosome 9, UOR_Ptae_1.2, whole genome shotgun sequence genome:
GCTATACACCCTGACAATGGAACATAAGGGtccatgggagtttgcccaaccagttcACACACTGTAAAAACTGGACTTcaagaaacaagaaaacaaacaaacaataagtaATGAAATAAGGGTCAATCACCCATTTAAGCAATATTACTGTATCTGccaaaaaaacaggaaatttTGACGTGGCAGGATTTATTTGGTAAACATACCTAACCTCAAAACACACACTGATGTCTTAAAACTAGTGTGTTTAATCTACCCTTCACCTTGAATTATGGTTAATCAGGGTCTGGGCTGACCCCATCAACTGGGTCGGAACTGGTAACCATGTAAACCTGTCTCTCCCAGGTCACGTTTGGGTAGCCATCGACGAAAGTGGCTCCCCGCTTGAGGTTTTCCCTCTTGAGGAGGGTGGATGGGCACTCCGCAGATTGAAAAATTAAATCTGTCAAAAGAGGGCCACAGACTAGCCCTCTCTCATCAAAGAAGACCTCAACGGTGGATCAGGTAGAAGagatggtaaatggactgcacttatataacGCTTTATCTATACCATTACACTgaccaaagcgctttacaaaaccacacattcacccattcatacaccaatgggcggctgctgccgtgCAAGGCACTctcaggcccactgggagcaaattagggttcagtgtcttgcccaaggacacttcaacatacagtcGGAGTCAGGATTCAAAGCAGCAACCCTTCAGTCACTAGACGACTCCATTCAGATGGAGACATTGGGGGTAGACCTTGGTCACGCGAGACGGTTTATATCTTCCAGCCGGCCTGGGAATACCTCAGTGTGCTCCTGGGGGAAGTGGAGGTGGTGGTCAGAGACAGGGCGGTCTAGATTTCCCCGCTCTGCCCGATAAGTACAGGAAAGGGACTGGATGAATATTTAGCATGCTGTTTGAGAATGAGGCCCCTGACATGCAATCATGAGAATACATCAGcgttcttttaaaaacatagaAACTCTTTATTACAACCCTAGCTCTCACTGAACTTTTAGCTGTGTATGTTCTACACACATGCAAGCTATTCTTTCATTTTaaagacaataataaaaaaaaaagaaataaattaaccCCCTATTGAAAACGTTCCACATCATTCACAATTTGGGATATTTATACATGATGAACATCATTTCCAATTTTAGCTCTCTCATTCCAAAATAACAGAATATTTTAGTAACCCTGTATCCATGTTAGTAAAGCAACTGCTATTTCAATCATTTCTTCATGTAGTTATCATAATTCAAGGTTTATCATGTACAGAAAACCTGATGAggcaaaagaaagaaactaactACGTTTCTCCTCCATGATGACAATCTCCACGACTCACAAAGAAGGCAGCAGCTGGTCAAAACATTCCAGGCTCCTTgcaatcaaattcaaaacatgtACTTAACactcacaaataaaaaaataagaggtTGTGTAAAGcggtacagtacacacacaaaccacacTCACAAGTCTACCAAACATAAATTAGCAggtgaaacatttgaaaataatgcAACAATACTGATCAAATGCTGTGCATCAAGATAGTATAGATTTCTAATATGTCCTCAAGCAATATAAGTTCTCGCGTCAGCTTCAAGTCAGAACAAGTCTGGCTCACTGATagaaattaaatcaaataaacaacaaaacagtaaACTAGCATTTCCATGAGAAGTGGGTTGCACAATATGTGCCAGGCTGATTAGAAGAAATTTAGAGAGGCTTTATTATTGATGTAATCCCAATTGTCAGACTCAtcagtgggagaaaaaaaaatactacatttGAACCAAAGCGTGTAGTCTTCATTTGTGATTTCATTTGTGAAAGGCAGAAGATCACGGCACAATAACTGAGTAATCCATTGAGACAAAGCTAGTGATTAAAGGCAAACATCTCCGCTTGATATCTGGTTTGATAACCAGCATAAggtaaaaatgattttcaaagaTTGTTGTCATTCACTGTACAGAACTGAAAGTTCAGCAGAAATGCAGCCTTTTTTTGCAactatttaaattcatttcccTATACTTAAACTTTTAAAAAGGTTAAATTCTTGTCTAACTCCTTTGTTTGAATATATGTCCtaattttcacacattttcaaaaattttgAGGAAAACTAATAAGGCAAAGTGCAATATAGAGAATTATGTCGACTGGCCACGACATTAGGTTCCCATGCAcattttaaagaccctgtaaagtgaatcagagtttctaaatacatacagtaatacatgtttgaagataattgctgaaaactaTGGCATACAAAGCTGTGGAGCTACAGCTATAAACtggttttcaccatttcagttctcctgatttttttgggcatggctaaaaCAGCAGCACGTGACCCACTTTAGAGTCCAGTATGAGTCTCCCCTCACCCACTATGTAAGAACTGAAGCGAAACATTCGCATCAGCGGTTTTCCGGCACAATTGTGATGTGCAGTTAGCAAGATGGTTAGGCCTACACCCGGAAAATGCAGCTTCCCTTCAGATAGTCTgttggcgtggccgctttagagcgccttgttgtcggcCATGAGTGCACGCACGTCACGGAGAGAAGACGGAAGAGtgaggcaaaagaaaaaaataaatccgaCGTGACAGCCAGCATGGAGACAGGGCTTGATGCTAGAGTGTCCGCTTCAGAGCGCTTCGTTGTCGTGGTATGGAAAAGGGGGATAAATTCCAGCCACAGAAGGCtataagcggatatattttcacatctaaaatgtagttttgtgtGGGGATAAGAAAGATAGTAGAGGATGTAACATCCAATTTTCCAGGTTGTagcagtggtatttgattgacagttgaccaGTATGTGGTTTCAGTGCATTAAGcccattcagcggacacgcccaaaGCATTCCAGAGGAGTGAGAAGGGCTTGATTTTTctcgattttgaagcctcattttagatacttattgattttttttaatcattgaaaTTTCGCAGTCTTTAACAAcagtcttctctgtggtgtgtcaaactGAGAAGAcagtttcactttacagggactttaaggaCAGCTAATTCAAGACCTGTTTCACAACTCCTGTTGTTGCAAAGATAATGCTCAGACACAGTCAGCGAGGTATTCATATAACAATATGCTAGGTTGCAGTGGTGAAAACTGCAGTGTATCAATAAAatacgttattattattaaactcaCAGCTAATATTTTGAGGTAACCAAAATACTATACGAGGCAAACCTCTCTGTCTgtgacaatcaaaactgaacatttacGTATTTGTAAGAATATGCAAAATATTATATGCATCTCCTATTTGCGCTCATTTAACAATAAAGTTATGGCATGTTACGAACAACTTTCATAATGTCTTCAATACAATTACCCCTGAACACTtcattttcaataattttttttaaaaagacttaAGTGTCTATttctatgtggttgtttttcacCTGATCTGTCTCGATAAATTCAAAGGTCTCCTCTGCAATTTGTCCGGGTATACGAAAATCAACAGGTAGTGGATGTACTGGCTCAGATGCTTGGGACTGAGCCAGGGGGCGGCAGGCTTCCCCCTTCGGACTGGAGGTGCTGTGCGAGTTCTGAGGTTCCAAGTTGCAGCCGGTGCCCTGAAGAAACTGGAGGAAATTTTCCTCTATGGAGCCTTCGCGGCTGGGCAGCCCGTCCTCCACCTCGAGCCCCGCTCGGCGAAACAGGCACGGCAGATGTTTGCCCAGCTCCTCCCGGATCTGTCTGTTGAGACAGCCGTAGAAGAAGGGGTTGGAGGTGAAGCAGAAGTAGCCAATCCAGGTGACTGCCTCCTCCAGAGACGCCAGTGCAGCTGGAGGGCTGGCAGCCAGGGCAGAATGCAGGTGGAAAGCAAAGTAGGGCAACCAGCAACACAGAAATTGGCCGCCTATAGCCGCCAACACCGCTGCCGCCTTCCCTCCTCCAAATGGCCGCGCCGTGGTCTCCCTTCCGGTCCCAGTCCCCGTCCCAGAGCTGGTAACCATCGTGGACCGGCTACTGAGCGACTCCGATCTCTGACGACGGGGCGTGTCTGTCCAAGTGGGTAGAGGCCCGTGGTGCATGGCGGCTACCCGAGCCACTTTGAACATGTTGCAGTACACAACGAAAATGACCAGCAGCGGACAGAGGAAGTAAAGCAGCGTGAAGAGGACCATGAACGCCAGACGGTTCGAGCCGCCCCCCGACCAGTGGAGCGAGCAGCGCCTCTGACCCTGAACTGGGGGAGATGGGATACCCCCACCTCCCCCGCTACCCTCCAGAAGAGGAGTCCTCGCGCCTTGCAGGACCCAGGCGAGCAGTGGCAAAGCGGACATGGCCAAGGCTTTGACCCATATCCCCACTAGTACTGAAGCTACCAGGCCGACGGTCATCTTCACCTCGTAACGCATGGggtgtataatataataatagcgCTCCACGTTGATGACCGAGATGGAGAGGATGGCGGCGCTGACCAGGAACACGCTGAGAAAGAGGTAACTCCGGCACAGGGCCTCCCCGAAAAAGGCTCGACTGGAGACCATGCCGAGGGGCATCAGCACCAAGGCCGCCAGCAGGTCCACCAAGCACAGGTGGAAGACAAAGGCAAACTTGTGGAGCTGCGGGACCTTGGCGATAACCGCCATGATGGCCACGTTGCCCACCACGGCGAGCAGATCCATGAGCAGCATGGCCGCCAGGGCTAGCCACTGGGACGGAGGCCAGCCCTCAGCCAGAGCGGAGGTAGACATGTTGGACGGGGGCTGCGGAGGCTGGTGGGAGGAGTTCCACGCTGACTCCATTGGAGGTTGGGACGAGGCGGGCAGGCAGGGTCCGTCACTGGCCCATCACCCATCCTTCACAGCCAGGAAGTACGGTCAGAGGATAGAGGCTTGGGAATTAGGTAGGGAGCTGCCCTGCAGTTGTGAGGCTGGTCTGATGGTTTCTAACAATCCTTTTCATTTACAAAATCCTCACTTCTGCCAGCGCTCACTAGCACCCCTGAtgaaacagaacacaatgaacTGTGAGTTTACTCTGCTCAATCTCTATGGGATCATCCAAATTTAATCCTCAAATGAACTAACTACTACAAGAGATCTCATTTTAGCGACACAATGGCGGTGAGTATGAATTACACAATCCCAGTTGAATCACTGCAAGAGCAAACCAAAAAGTGCTAtgtccatataaaaaaaatatacatttttaaaggtcAGCTAAATCCCTGGTGAGCCTTTTTGATAAACACTTTTTCAGCACACATCTTCCATATAATCCCTGTTGATTATGTAAACACACCAAGTTTATACACTACTGAACATTGTCATGGTGGTAAAGGCAGAATTCGTTAACACATGACCTGTATTGGATTTTAATTAGATAGTGCCTCATGAAGTGTCTGGAGAGTGTGTTCTCTATGTATTGAAAGCACTTTCCATTGCATGCCTATATACATCTGTCTACAAACTAACTTAGCACAAAGATACAGTACATAGGAATCTACTGGTGTGTGGCAAAGAAAAGCCCAGGCCTGTTTATGATTATAACACTGGGAATTGAATTAAGAATTAATTCCAGAATGATTGCCTGCAGTAAGCAAGACATTTCTAAATCAAACAGGGTGCCCCAATTCAGTTTTTTACTCTTCTGCCAGGTTTATTGGTCATGTCTTACCACCCACTCATTTATATGTTAATCATTAATACATTACACCCACTGTGTAAAGCAAGGTGTTATTTCTGTCATCATACATTTAGTTTATTCATTTTCTCTCCTAATTTTAATATGAGAGGGGAAACAAATGTTAGGGTGTAAAGCAAATAGATGGGGGGGAAAAGACATAGAGCATGATGTACCTGAATAAGAATATTTCCTCACACTGCTGCTTAGGGTTTGAAGGATGACAATGTGGTGCATCTCCCACTCAAGTAGCGTCATGTACCTGCGATGAACGCAGCCCCCTTCGTCCCTTCTTCTGCTTTGTGCATCCTGGTTGACTACAGACGTGGTTCCGTCCAAAAGATGCTGATGGGAATGTGAGCAAAGACACCAGGCAGGCAGCCCACTCTCCTCTCtccccctcctctcctcctTCCCATGGTTGCAGGGAGGACCTCAGTGTTGCGTTTCCACATGGTCCTAGTGTCCAAAGGGTTCATGCTGAAGTGTCAAGAAAAGATTACAGGTATTACACAACTCtatgtgtacagtacagtacttcgATTCCAAATTGAAGTACatacagatccatccatccatccattttcttaaccgcttatcctcattagggtcgcaggcgtgctggagcctatcccagctatcttcgggcaggaggcgccgTTCACCCTGAACCCTCAATAAATCCCAATAAATAAGAAATgatccatttatttcagtactgtgatgccttgagatacgagtgacccaacttagaattttttttagatgcaagcgatttggacaatttttatttattttttttgacctCCGAGCCAAAATTCAAGCTACAAGCACTGTATGGGcactgaactcaactcacttcacaacaagcagcagtttggtagaCAGTGAACAATTCTCCCAAACGGAGCATTACGctctttattgccactcccagttcacttttattgtcaaactaaacataacacagagagaattacacgttgtgtatttaatacAACCACACAACATTGCCTTCCGTTGGCTTAACACAAtgtaaaacgccatagacaggctaacgaatagcatcctAAGTGGCGGTGTTATCACCCTtaaagcaacggatatttgcaaactccatacatgtgaggctggatttgaacccaggtcctcagaactgtgaggcagatgtgccaaccagtcattcaccgttcCACCCTACTGTAAAATTTCTTTCATTCaaattaattatgttattaccaTGTATTTTAGGAAATCCAATGCtcttttccttattaaaaaaaaacacattacaaacatttttgttaggttttttggAAAGGCTGGCTTTTCCActcatttcaatgagaaaagacgatttgagataccagtgttttgagttaataataatagcacTGTTGGGATGTTGactaattattttgtttatatatccagaaacaaaaaaatatagataattCATTTGTTCAGTAGAAAAAATTCCAGTCCTATTCACATATTATAGGGAGCATTAAAAAAAGGTCAATTTTCTGACAGTGGCTTTAAGATTCTTGCTCCTATATATGGATTTACACATGTTACAATGCCTCATTTTCTCTCTATCctgcatttttattcattctcgTCATTAAGTGGGTATTTGACCAGTGGCTTCATGGATCGGCACGGCCTCCAGCATAGGATTTATTGAGAAGGTGACGGAAGTGATGAGGCCAGCCTTCAGCCTCCACCATCCTAGCTTCTTAAAGTGGGGCTCCTGTTGCCACGGTGATCCTTTTCATATACAGTCCATCTCATTGCTCTGTCTACAAAGGGACAATGAAATCTGGGCGATTATAGATACAACTATACTCCTACCAACTGGCtgtttcccccccgcccccctccatTTGCATTTGTAAGGTTGCCAACCTTTTGCATTTAATGATAATCACACCTTGCACCTCTCTAACCATGCATGTAGCAACTCACATGCACTGAGTGATTAATCTCAGTCACTAATAGGTTTATTCGAATAATGTCAGAGTGACTACTCTGCTCTTTTGGTTCAAATATGACACTATTATATTTACAGCCCTCCTTTGAGTGATGCAGTAGTTGTTATGTAATGAGGGCAAATTTATGGATTTATGAAGTGGAGGCCCGCTATTTGCAGGGGGTTGGGATCGAGCCTGACCGCCAATAGCGAACTGCCGCGAATAATGAACGCTCTCCTAAAAGTGATTTGGTTGCCTATATTAGTAGATGAAACCATTACTATCGCACAAACTATGATtcaaaaacactttaatatcctTTCAAATATCTTCAAAcattgtaaagtgaaaataaatgtcttctaaacttgacacaccacagagcaTTGTTATCAACCCCATCAAATTTGAataattaggaaaaaaatcaccacgtatataaaatgaggctttcaATTTGTGAATAATCAAGC
Encoded here:
- the LOC133484167 gene encoding G-protein coupled receptor 61-like; this encodes MESAWNSSHQPPQPPSNMSTSALAEGWPPSQWLALAAMLLMDLLAVVGNVAIMAVIAKVPQLHKFAFVFHLCLVDLLAALVLMPLGMVSSRAFFGEALCRSYLFLSVFLVSAAILSISVINVERYYYIIHPMRYEVKMTVGLVASVLVGIWVKALAMSALPLLAWVLQGARTPLLEGSGGGGGIPSPPVQGQRRCSLHWSGGGSNRLAFMVLFTLLYFLCPLLVIFVVYCNMFKVARVAAMHHGPLPTWTDTPRRQRSESLSSRSTMVTSSGTGTGTGRETTARPFGGGKAAAVLAAIGGQFLCCWLPYFAFHLHSALAASPPAALASLEEAVTWIGYFCFTSNPFFYGCLNRQIREELGKHLPCLFRRAGLEVEDGLPSREGSIEENFLQFLQGTGCNLEPQNSHSTSSPKGEACRPLAQSQASEPVHPLPVDFRIPGQIAEETFEFIETDQVKNNHIEIDT